The sequence CGCGGGGTCTTCCACGACTTGCACAGGGTCGCCACTGGCAGTCGGTGCGGGGGGCTCTGGCGGGTCGACCACCACACTGGCCTGCGACGTGTCGAAGGAGCTGGGCCGCGGCGATTCGGCTTTGGGGCTGCTTCCACAGCTTGCAGTCGCAAGCGCGGCCGTGAGCGCAAGGAACGTCTCGATGTCGATGTGGAGCATGCCGCGCGAGCTTGCGGCACCACATCGGCGAAAGCACGGCAATTCGTGTCAGCGCGCCTTCAACGCGGCGAAACGCTGCAGCACCGCGGCGGTGGCGGTCCGCTTCTTGGCAACGTCACGCGGCGCACCGCGTGCCACGACGCGACCGCCGCCAGCACCGCCTTCGGGTCCCAGCTCCAGGATCCAGTCGGCGCCAGCAATTACCTCGGGGTGATGTTCGATTACGATCAGCGTGTCGCCCCGCTCCACGAGACGATCCAAGACCTGCACCAGCTTCTCGACGTCGGCAAGGTGCAGTCCAGTGGTGGGCTCGTCCAGGACGTACAACGTGGGCTGGTGACGCACCGAAGCGGTGAGCTCCGCGGCGAGCTTCAAACGCTGCGCCTCCCCCCCACTCAGCGTGTGCGAGCCTTGCCCCAGGCGGATGTAGCCGGCACCGAGGTCCACCAGCGTCCGCAAGGGAGAGGCGATCTCTGGATGGTTGACGAAGAGTGCGGCTGCTTGCTCCGCCGTTGCCTGCAGCAACTCGCCGACGTTCATACCCAGATAGCGCACGCTCAAGGTCTGCGGCTCGAACCGCGCGCCCTCGCACACCGCGCAGGGCGTGGTCACGTCGGGCAAGAAGCTCATCTCGTGGGTGGTCACGCCTTGCCCTTCACAAGCGGGGCAGCGACCGCCGCGAGGTGTGTTGAACGAGAAGCGAGCGGCATCGAATCCCGCTACCTTCGCCTCCGGCGAGGCCGCAAAGATGCGGCGGAGCGTGTCCCAGATGCCGAGAAACGTCGCGGGAACCGAGCGTGGCGTGCGCCCGATGGGCGACTGATCCACAGCCACGGCGCGTTGCACCAGTTCGGCTCCGAGCAGCTCGCGATGCTCCCCGGCCGGCTCCGTGACCAAGCCCAAGGCCTCACGCACTGCGGGCAGCATCACTTGACGAACGAGGGTGCTCTTCCCGGAGCCGCTGACTCCTGCCACGACGGTGAGGCGTCCCGCCGGGAAATCGACGTCCACACCGCGGAGATTGTGCGCAGCCGCTCCTCGCAAGCGCAGCATGGGATGCGATCGCGTGACGGGACGCGCTTTGCGCAAGGCGGGCTCGTGGGAGAGCGCCCGCGCGGTCGGCGAGTGCGTCATCTCCAGCACGTCGCACGGCGCGCCCGCCGCGACGACCTCTCCCCCGCGAGTCCCGCCTTCGGGCCCCAGATCGACGAGGTAGTCCGCGGCGCGAATCGTGTCGGCGTCATGCTCGACCACGACGACCGTCGAACCCAGGTCCACCAGATCGCGCAGGTTGCCGAGCAGGCGCCCGGTGTCGCGAGGGTGCAGGCCGATCGTCGGCTCGTCGAGCACATACAGGGCGCCAGTGAGGCCTGCTCCCAGCTGCGCAGCGAGCCGAAGGCGCTGCATCTCGCCGCCGGAAAGGGTATTGGCCGCGCGATCCAAAGTGAGATAGTCGAGCCCCACTCGCTCGAGGAACTGCAGGCGCGCAGCCAACTCCGTCACGATGGGCGCGCCGATCGTCGCAGCGTCTCCGACCCACTTGAAGCCACGAACCAGCGCCAAAGCGTCGGCTACCGCTGCCGATACGACCTGGGGAAATGTCTTGCCGAACAGGCGCACCGACCGCGGAATGGGCGATAGCCGCGTCCCACCGCAGTCGGGACAGACCCCGGGGAGAGCGGGAGCCGCCGGTTTGCGGGACTTCTTGCTGCGACGCCTTCGCGGCTTCGTGGCGACGACGCCGTCACCGTTGCAGGATTCGCAGCGGCCCTGCGCGGTGTTGAAGGAGAACCAGCGTGGATCCAACTCGGGAACCGAGAGACCGCATTCGGGGCAGGCCTGGGAGAGGGACAACAACGTTTCCCGACCCCGTGCGTCTCGCAGCTTCAAGGCTCCCTGGCCCCAACGCAGGGCCCGGCTCAGGTCGGCGTCCTCCAACCGCTGCGCAGTGATGCCGCGAGCGATGACCAAGTCGATGTCGTGCTCTTGGTTTCGCTTCAAGCGCGGGGGCACGTCCGTGGAAACGAGCTCGCCGTCGCAATAGGCGAGCCCGATGCCATCGCGAGCCGCGGCAGTGAAGACGTCGTAGTAGAGGCCTTTGCGCGCTCGCACGACCGGTGCGAGCAACGAAACTTTGCCGCGGCGCTTTCGCGCCATCTCGAACAGCGTACTGGCCTGCGTCGTGGCAATGGGCTGCTCGTGATCAGGGCAGTGCGGGGTCCCCAACTTCGCGAACAGCAGCCGCAGGTAGTGGGCAACTTCCGTGACGGTTGCCACCGTGGACTTGCTGCCAGCACGAGTCGTGCGTTGCTCCAAGGCAATGGAGGGAGGAACGCCGCTGACGGAGTCCACGTCGGGCCGCGGCAATGTGGGCAAGAACTGCCGCGCGTAAGGTGTCAGGGTCTCGAGGAAGCGACGCTGGCCCTCGGCAAACACGACGTCGAAAGCCAGCGTGCTCTTGCCACTGCCGCTCGGCCCCGTCACGACCGTCAGCGCGCGATGCGGAATGTCGACGCACAGATCCTTGAGATTGTGCTCTCGGGCATTCTCGACCAGCAATCCATGGTGCGCAGACGGGGTGCTCTCGTCCGCTGTCCCTTTGCTCCGTACTTGTTCGGCCAGCGCCAGGCCGGTCAGGGTGTCGCGCTTCTCCAACTGACGTGGCGTTCCCTCGAACACGACTTCGCCGCCGTTGCGCCCCGCTCCGGGACCGAGGTCGATCACCCAGTCCGCGGCCGCAATCACCTGCACGTCGTGATCGACGACGACGACGCTGCCTCCGCTCGCCACCAGGGCATCGAGGGCGTCCAACACGGAGCGCACCTCGTCGGCGTGCAGCCCCGCGCTGGGCTCATCCAGAACGTAGAGGGTGCCTTCATTGTTCTCCGCCA comes from Polyangiaceae bacterium and encodes:
- the uvrA gene encoding excinuclease ABC subunit UvrA; translated protein: MPKFEMLPIELRGARTHNLKGVDLTLAPGQLVVLTGVSGAGKSSLALDTLYAEGQRRFVESFSPYARQFLERLERPPMERLEPVAAGIAVDRRAPVKSSRSTVATMADIEPYLSALFTREAMPVCPEHDAEGVFMDESTAVGRALSMARGERAVITYPLAVRGVEHYLEVRDHLCQDGYRRLWLEGEARDIDGVRPSEALAHSALHVVVDRVKLDPSERKRLLDSFGRAFARSEGSAHVFAATREIPLRRGISCPECARELAPARAGLFSYESPLGACPQCRGFGRTIGIDWHKVVPDPTKTLKGRAIRPWAGKSTSWERTELGKLCRRHEVPMDVPWQDLGPQQQALVLEGDGHWNEGLFPGVRGWFQWLETRTYKMHVRVLLARYRSYDPCSACDGRRLNDHALSYRLAGADIASWHAMEISVLLREIERVTARSGQGELVRKEIASRLEYLNRVGLGYLTLDRQARTLSGGEAQRVTLTAALGTTLCNALFVLDEPTVGLHPSDIPPLVDALRELSRRNNSVVVVEHDPALIREADRVVEVGPGAGDAGGTVVFDGSPDEVAACGGATSRALQRHPHTKRPRAARAHLTVVSARANNLRDVTVKVPLGIVCAITGPSGSGKSTLAEDVLYRGLGRRLGVRDLELAGEHDAIDAADSVRRVVLVDQAPLGRTSRGNAGTYTKAWDAIRAAYAGEPEARAQGLTPSHFSFNVEGGRCDACAGEGHETVEMQFLADVTLTCPVCRGMRFKEAVLTVQHRGRSIAQILDSTVDDVLELYADSTPVLRALGPVHKLGLGYLRLGQPLSTLSGGEAQRLKLSRALAENNEGTLYVLDEPSAGLHADEVRSVLDALDALVASGGSVVVVDHDVQVIAAADWVIDLGPGAGRNGGEVVFEGTPRQLEKRDTLTGLALAEQVRSKGTADESTPSAHHGLLVENAREHNLKDLCVDIPHRALTVVTGPSGSGKSTLAFDVVFAEGQRRFLETLTPYARQFLPTLPRPDVDSVSGVPPSIALEQRTTRAGSKSTVATVTEVAHYLRLLFAKLGTPHCPDHEQPIATTQASTLFEMARKRRGKVSLLAPVVRARKGLYYDVFTAAARDGIGLAYCDGELVSTDVPPRLKRNQEHDIDLVIARGITAQRLEDADLSRALRWGQGALKLRDARGRETLLSLSQACPECGLSVPELDPRWFSFNTAQGRCESCNGDGVVATKPRRRRSKKSRKPAAPALPGVCPDCGGTRLSPIPRSVRLFGKTFPQVVSAAVADALALVRGFKWVGDAATIGAPIVTELAARLQFLERVGLDYLTLDRAANTLSGGEMQRLRLAAQLGAGLTGALYVLDEPTIGLHPRDTGRLLGNLRDLVDLGSTVVVVEHDADTIRAADYLVDLGPEGGTRGGEVVAAGAPCDVLEMTHSPTARALSHEPALRKARPVTRSHPMLRLRGAAAHNLRGVDVDFPAGRLTVVAGVSGSGKSTLVRQVMLPAVREALGLVTEPAGEHRELLGAELVQRAVAVDQSPIGRTPRSVPATFLGIWDTLRRIFAASPEAKVAGFDAARFSFNTPRGGRCPACEGQGVTTHEMSFLPDVTTPCAVCEGARFEPQTLSVRYLGMNVGELLQATAEQAAALFVNHPEIASPLRTLVDLGAGYIRLGQGSHTLSGGEAQRLKLAAELTASVRHQPTLYVLDEPTTGLHLADVEKLVQVLDRLVERGDTLIVIEHHPEVIAGADWILELGPEGGAGGGRVVARGAPRDVAKKRTATAAVLQRFAALKAR